The Brumimicrobium sp. genomic interval CACATGAGATAACACATGTGGTTTTAAAACTTATTTGTTGGATGTATTAATTGATACTTCCAATCATTTTAGAAGGAATAACCCATTCGTCATATTGCTCTTCTGTTACATAACCAAGTGATAAGGCAGATTCTTTTAAAGAAATCCCTTTCTCATGTGCATTGTTAGCAATCTCAGCAGCTTTATAATAACCAATCTTTGTATTCAATGCAGTTACCAGCATCAATGAATTATTTACTAAATAGTTAATTCGTTCATGATTAGGCTCAATTCCTGCTGCACAATGGTCAGTGAAAGAAACACAAGCATCACCAATTAATTGTGCAGATTCCAATAGATTTGCAGCCATAACAGGTTTAAAGACGTTTAATTCGTAATGACCTTGAGTTCCTCCAATTGTAACAGCAACATCGTTACCCATAACCTGAGCTGCTACCATAGTCATAGCCTCAGATTGAGTAGGATTTACCTTTCCAGGCATAATAGATGAACCAGGTTCATTCGCAGGAATGATAATTTCACCAATTCCAGAACGAGGACCTGATGCCATCATACGTATATCATTTGCAATTTTATTTAGAGAAACAGCTAATTGTTTTAATGCACCATGAGTTTCTACTAAGGCATCATGAGCAGCTAAAGCTTCAAATTTATTTTTTGCAGTTATAAATGGAAGTCCAGTTAATTCTGCAATTCGTTGAGCTACCAATTCAGCATATCCTTTTGGAGTGTTAAGTCCTGTTCCAACTGCTGTTCCTCCTAATGCTAGTTCTGATAAGTGAGAAAGTGTATTTTTAAGAGCAGCTATACCGTGATCTAATTGTGCAACATAACCAGAAAATTCTTGCCCTAGTGTAAGTGGAGTCGCATCC includes:
- the fumC gene encoding class II fumarate hydratase — its product is MEYRIEKDTIGEVKVPADKYWGAQTERSRNNFKIGPHASMPMEIIYGFAYLKKAAAIANCELGVLEVEKRDLIGKVCDEILEGKLDDQFPLVIWQTGSGTQSNMNVNEVIANRAHVILGNKLGEGEKFLKPNDDVNKSQSSNDTFPTGMHIAIYKKVAETTIPGVQYLRDTLDKKSKAFMDVVKIGRTHLMDATPLTLGQEFSGYVAQLDHGIAALKNTLSHLSELALGGTAVGTGLNTPKGYAELVAQRIAELTGLPFITAKNKFEALAAHDALVETHGALKQLAVSLNKIANDIRMMASGPRSGIGEIIIPANEPGSSIMPGKVNPTQSEAMTMVAAQVMGNDVAVTIGGTQGHYELNVFKPVMAANLLESAQLIGDACVSFTDHCAAGIEPNHERINYLVNNSLMLVTALNTKIGYYKAAEIANNAHEKGISLKESALSLGYVTEEQYDEWVIPSKMIGSIN